A genomic window from Streptomyces sp. MST-110588 includes:
- the ctaD gene encoding cytochrome c oxidase subunit I, translated as MDRNGEDAAPRPTSRRLPVDWLTTTDHKKIGTLYLVTAFVFFLVGGLMALLMRAELARPGLQIMSNEQFNQAFTMHGSVMLLLFAMPLFTGFANWLMPLQIGAPDVAFPRLNMLSYWLFLFGSLIAAAGFLTPQGAADFGWFAYAPLSDAVHSPGVGADMWIMGVALSGFGSILGAVNFITTIICMRAPGMTMFRMPIFTWNVLLTALLILLVFPVLAAALLALECDRKFGSQIFDPANGGALLWQHLFWFFGHPEVYVLALPFFGIVSEVIPVFSRKPLFGYWGLIAATISIAGLSVTVWAHHMYVTGGVLLPFFSFMTFLIAVPTGVKFFNWIGTMWKGSLSFETPMLWATGFLVTFVFGGLTGVILASPPMDFHTSDSYFVVAHFHYTLFGTVVYAMFAGFHFWWPKFTGKMLDERLGKITFWTLTVGFHLTFLVQHWLGAQGMVRRIPDYLAADGFTTLNTLSTMGSFLLGMSFLPFFYNVWKTAKYGETVQADDPWGYGRSLEWATSCPPPRHNFVSLPRIRSESPAFDLHYPEIAAIEAAPAGPADRELAAATDR; from the coding sequence GCCGAACTGGCCCGCCCGGGACTGCAGATCATGTCGAACGAGCAGTTCAACCAGGCGTTCACCATGCATGGCTCGGTGATGCTGCTGCTGTTCGCCATGCCGCTGTTCACCGGCTTCGCGAACTGGCTGATGCCGTTGCAGATCGGCGCGCCGGACGTGGCCTTCCCGCGGCTGAACATGCTGTCCTACTGGCTGTTCCTGTTCGGCTCGCTGATCGCCGCGGCGGGCTTCCTCACGCCCCAAGGGGCGGCCGACTTCGGCTGGTTCGCGTACGCGCCGCTGTCGGACGCCGTGCATTCACCCGGCGTCGGCGCCGACATGTGGATCATGGGTGTGGCGCTCTCCGGTTTCGGCTCCATCCTGGGTGCCGTCAACTTCATCACCACCATCATCTGCATGCGCGCGCCCGGCATGACGATGTTCCGGATGCCGATCTTCACCTGGAACGTGCTGCTGACCGCGCTGCTCATCCTGCTGGTCTTCCCGGTGCTGGCCGCCGCGCTGCTGGCGCTGGAGTGCGACCGCAAATTCGGCTCGCAGATCTTCGATCCGGCCAACGGCGGCGCGCTGCTGTGGCAGCACCTGTTCTGGTTCTTCGGCCACCCCGAGGTGTACGTCCTGGCGCTGCCGTTCTTCGGGATCGTCTCCGAGGTCATCCCGGTCTTCTCCCGCAAGCCGCTGTTCGGTTACTGGGGACTGATCGCCGCGACGATCTCCATCGCGGGTCTGTCGGTGACGGTGTGGGCGCACCACATGTACGTCACGGGCGGCGTCCTGCTGCCGTTCTTCTCCTTCATGACCTTCCTGATCGCGGTGCCGACGGGCGTGAAGTTCTTCAACTGGATCGGCACGATGTGGAAGGGCTCGCTGTCCTTCGAGACGCCGATGCTGTGGGCCACCGGCTTCCTGGTCACCTTCGTCTTCGGCGGTCTGACCGGCGTGATCCTGGCCTCGCCGCCGATGGACTTCCACACCTCCGATTCCTACTTCGTCGTCGCGCACTTCCACTACACGCTCTTCGGTACGGTCGTTTACGCGATGTTCGCCGGCTTCCACTTCTGGTGGCCGAAGTTCACCGGCAAGATGCTGGACGAACGGCTCGGCAAGATCACGTTCTGGACGCTGACAGTCGGTTTCCACCTGACCTTCCTCGTACAGCACTGGCTGGGTGCGCAGGGCATGGTCCGGCGCATCCCCGACTATCTGGCCGCCGACGGCTTCACCACGCTCAACACCCTCTCCACCATGGGCTCATTCCTCCTGGGCATGTCCTTCCTGCCGTTCTTCTACAACGTCTGGAAGACCGCCAAGTACGGCGAGACCGTCCAGGCCGACGACCCGTGGGGGTACGGGCGATCGCTGGAGTGGGCTACCTCCTGCCCGCCGCCCCGGCACAACTTCGTCTCGCTGCCCCGTATACGCAGCGAATCCCCGGCCTTCGACCTGCACTACCCGGAGATCGCCGCCATCGAGGCGGCGCCGGCGGGCCCGGCCGACCGGGAGCTCGCGGCGGCGACGGACCGCTGA